In Shouchella patagoniensis, the following are encoded in one genomic region:
- a CDS encoding PRD domain-containing protein has translation MGYGQYYRKSQNEALCQKLHEEANRFFIGKEQTLESYQEEALVNHLAEMILRSANKAPIDPLDKAMFNELSNESLEQARSIVRLLEHLPDDEAYLLAIHFEVTNYN, from the coding sequence ATGGGCTATGGCCAGTATTATCGAAAAAGTCAAAATGAAGCTCTGTGCCAAAAACTGCATGAAGAAGCAAATCGCTTTTTTATAGGGAAGGAGCAGACGCTTGAGAGCTATCAGGAAGAAGCACTAGTCAATCACTTAGCGGAAATGATCTTACGCTCTGCAAACAAAGCGCCAATCGATCCTCTGGATAAAGCGATGTTTAATGAGCTTTCTAACGAGTCTTTAGAGCAAGCAAGATCAATCGTCCGGCTACTCGAACATTTGCCAGATGATGAGGCGTATTTATTAGCGATTCATTTTGAAGTAACCAACTATAACTAA